CCGGTTATAGTACTTGCGCAGCAGAGCTTCAAAATCACTTTCGAGCTGGGCCAAATTCTCCGCCCGTCGGGTTTTCGCTAACTGCAGCGTCAGCTGGCTACAACGCTGAGCATCCAGATCCACAATCGCCAACAACATTTCCGTCAAAATCTGCTGGGTGTTAGGGTCCAAGCGTCCGACCATTCCGCAGTCTAGGATCGCCGCTCGACCATCGTTGAGATAATACAAATTGCCGGGATGGGGGTCGGCATGGAAGAAACCATCCACATAGATTTGCTGCAAAAATGCCCGAAACAACAAAGTGGTCACCTGCCGACGAGCACCATCGATCTTGGGTTCCTGTTGGGAATAGGGCAAGTTTGCCGACAGTAAAGGTTCACCTTCTAGCCACTGCATGACCAGCACTTTCTGCGTGGTCAAGGCCAAATTGATTTTAGGGACTACAAGCTGTTGCGGATCAAACCAGCGACTGGTGGAGAGATTTTGGCGCAGCTGCTCTGTATGACTCGCTTCCACGGTGAAATCCAGTTCATCCAAGAGGGCATTGGAAAACTCTGCCGCCAAGGATTTAAGGTCGTAATCTTTACCAATATCAGTTCGTGATGCCAGATCCGCGAGGGTATTGATCAGGGCAATATCTTGATTAACAACTCCATCAATCCCCGGTCGTTGCACTTTAATAGCCACCTGCTGACCGTTGGCTAGGATAGCCCGATGCACTTGGGCAATGGACCCCGATGCCACCGGGGTGGAATCAATCTCTTTAAACTGGGACCGCAATTCCTGGGCAATTTGCTGCTGAATCACTGCCTTAATTTCAACCCAGGCAACGGGAGGGACCTTGCTTTGCAGCGTGGACAACGCTTCAATATAGGGCGCTGGCAAAATATCAGGGCGCGTACTCAAGAGCTGACCTAATTTGACATAGACTGGCCCCAAATCCACCAAAATATTACGCAGCACAGCAGGCGTCGGTAACGCAGGCTGATCTGCTTTACCCCCTGTTAGTAGCTGCTGCATGAAGTCCCAGCCATTGCGGAGGACGACTTCAATGATTTCGCGTTGCCGGGAGGCCGTTTGCGTTAACCCTGAGAACACAATGCCTCCTGTGCGGTGAGTCGAATGGTTAGAAGTGATCCTAGCTCAAAACTCGGTTGGGCCGCTGGTTGCGGTGGAATCCATGTTCTTTGGCCTCGGCTCAGCAGGATAGGCCCAAGAACAACAACATCACACCTATTAATTCAAAACGATTAAATAGGTGCAAAGCCGCCGTTACCCGTTAGACCAGCCTAAGAAACTGAGGCTTGGTTCTCAGAGGGAGCCGATTGAATCGCTTTGAACTTTTGCAAAAGATGATTCGCCCAATAATCGACGTCATACTTGGTGACCGTCTCAAACATCTTGGTCATAGCAGCTTGGCTCTCTTCATCAGACATCGCCAAAGCTTTATCTATCGACTCATCCATCCGATCAATCGAATAGGGATTAGTGAGAATGGCTTCTGGCAGTTCCACCGCCGCTCCCACAAACTCCGACAGCACCAAGACCCCAGGCTGCTTATCTTTGGCAATAATATA
The Acaryochloris marina S15 genome window above contains:
- a CDS encoding AarF/ABC1/UbiB kinase family protein, yielding MFSGLTQTASRQREIIEVVLRNGWDFMQQLLTGGKADQPALPTPAVLRNILVDLGPVYVKLGQLLSTRPDILPAPYIEALSTLQSKVPPVAWVEIKAVIQQQIAQELRSQFKEIDSTPVASGSIAQVHRAILANGQQVAIKVQRPGIDGVVNQDIALINTLADLASRTDIGKDYDLKSLAAEFSNALLDELDFTVEASHTEQLRQNLSTSRWFDPQQLVVPKINLALTTQKVLVMQWLEGEPLLSANLPYSQQEPKIDGARRQVTTLLFRAFLQQIYVDGFFHADPHPGNLYYLNDGRAAILDCGMVGRLDPNTQQILTEMLLAIVDLDAQRCSQLTLQLAKTRRAENLAQLESDFEALLRKYYNRNLAEINLGEVLYEVLQVARSNKLKLPGNVGLYVKALANLEGAARTFDPKFNVLDEIKPLMSDLFRRQLVGEDPLPTLLRTALDVKNFSLRSPRQLEQLLDQVTSESLQWNLNLLGLNGLRITVDNAANRLSFSILVGSLIMGAAMISAEKQTALYWLSNTLFAVASFLGLWLAVSILRSGNLR